From the genome of Monomorium pharaonis isolate MP-MQ-018 chromosome 2, ASM1337386v2, whole genome shotgun sequence, one region includes:
- the LOC105840002 gene encoding gamma-aminobutyric acid type B receptor subunit 1 isoform X4, whose amino-acid sequence MAVSTFSSTLHTTDFATTCPTTPALWTEAVLPPEDEEENVLHIGGIFPVAGEGGWQGGQACMPAARLALEDVNREKNLLRGYRLHLHSNDSECEPGLGASVMYNLLYFPPYKLMLLAGCSTVCTTVAEAAKMWNLVVLCYGASSPALSDRNRFPTLFRTHPSATVHNPTRIKLLQKFGWSRVAILQQAEEVFISTVEDLEARCKEAGIEIVTRQSFLSDPTDAVKNLRRQDARIIVGLFYVVAARRVLCELYHQKLYGQSYVWFFIGWYEDDWFEINLEKEGITCTKEQMRMAAEGHLTTEALMWNQNNDTTISGMTAEDFRKRLNKLLKDDGYDIDNNRYPEGYQEAPLAYDAVWSVALAFNRTMERLSKMGNSLKNFTYENKEIADEIYAAVNSTQFLGVSGYVAFSSQGDRIALTQIEQVIDGKYVTLGYYDTQSDNLTWRNVERWIAGKVPQDRTIIRNVLRTVSLPLFISMATLSALGIVIAIGLIVFNVYNRHRRVIYSSHPTANTIMLVGIIGCFLAVLCIGIDGRFVTPWQFLIVCQARAWTMSVGFTLAFGAMFSKVWRVHRLSTKAKADQGKKKIEPWKLYVMLGGLLSVDIILLVTWRVVDPLRRRIETFALELPPYGDEDAMIRPELEHCESDNNSLWLGLIYGYKGIVLAFGLFLSYETRSIKIKLINDSRYVGMSIYNIVVLCLITVPVVMVISSQQDASYAFSALATIFCCFLSMALIFVPKVIEVIRHPRDKSESRYNPDGAVSKEEEEKYQKLLNENDELQKLIAAKEEKIQAIKQKLAERDALKGTGTSRCRQGQPKQTFIVADYPTGEGTSDSAIGTQHIAEMYELHRL is encoded by the exons ATGGCAGTGAGCACTTTCTCATCGACTTTGCACACCACCGATTTTGCCACTACGTGTCCCACTACACCCG CGCTCTGGACCGAGGCGGTGCTACCACCCGAAGACGAGGAGGAGAACGTCCTGCACATCGGCGGTATCTTCCCCGTTGCCGGAGAGGGCGGCTGGCAAGGCGGCCAG GCTTGCATGCCAGCTGCGCGCCTGGCCTTAGAAGACGTTAATCGCGAAAAGAACTTGTTACGCGGATATAGACTGCATCTCCATTCCAACGATAGTGAG tgcGAGCCCGGCCTTGGCGCATCCGTAATGTACAACTTACTATACTTTCCACCCTACAAATTAATGCTGTTGGCCGGGTGCAGCACGGTATGCACCACGGTCGCCGAGGCGGCGAAGATGTGGAACTTGGTGGTG CTCTGCTACGGTGCATCATCGCCGGCGCTGTCCGACCGAAATCGATTCCCGACCCTGTTCAGGACGCATCCTTCCGCCACCGTGCACAACCCCACGAGAATCAAATTGCTGCAAAAATTCGGTTGGTCTCGGGTAGCGATACTCCAGCAGGCCGAAGAAGTATTTATATCA ACCGTGGAAGATCTAGAAGCGCGGTGTAAGGAAGCTGGGATAGAGATAGTCACTCGTCAGAGCTTCCTATCGGATCCCACGGACGCGGTGAAGAATCTACGCCGTCAGGACGCGCGAATAATCGTCGGGCTGTTCTACGTCGTGGCCGCGAGACGGGTGCTCTGCGAGCTCTACCACCAGAAGCTGTACGGCCAGTCCTACGTGTGGTTCTTCATAGGTTGGTACGAGGACGACTGGTTCGAGATCAACTTGGAGAAGGAGGGCATCACCTGCACGAAGGAGCAGATGCGGATGGCGGCGGAGGGGCACTTAACTACCGAGGCGCTTATGTGGAATCAGAATAACGACACGACGATTAGTGGCATGACCGCCGAAGACTTCCGAAAGAGATTGAACAAGCTGCTGAAGGACGACGGCTACGACATAGATAACAATCGATATCCGGAAGGATACCAGGAGGCGCCTCTCGCCTATGACGCCGTCTGGTCCGTCGCTCTTG CGTTCAACAGAACCATGGAAAGGCTAAGCAAGATGGGTAACAGTCTGAAGAACTTCACTTACGAAAACAAAGAGATCGCCGACGAGATATACGCGGCGGTAAACTCGACCCAGTTTCTCGGAGTTTCC GGTTACGTCGCGTTCAGCTCCCAGGGCGACAGGATCGCCCTGACGCAGATCGAGCAGGTGATCGACGGAAAGTACGTTACATTAGGGTACTACGATACGCAGAGCGACAATCTAACGTGGCGGAACGTGGAGCGATGGATCGCCGGGAAGGTGCCGCAAGACAGAACGATAATAAGAAACGTTTTGCGAACAGTGTCACTGCCCTTATTCATAAGTATGGCGACCTTGTCAGCGCTCGGCATCGTGATAGCCATCGGATTGATCGTATTTAATGTCTATAATAGGCACCGAAG AGTTATATATTCGTCTCATCCAACCGCCAACACGATAATGCTGGTGGGAATAATAGGCTGCTTCTTGGCCGTGTTGTGTATAGGAATTGACGGTAGGTTCGTGACGCCGTGGCAGTTTTTGATAGTCTGCCAGGCTAGAGCGTGGACGATGTCGGTTGGTTTCACCCTGGCGTTCGGTGCCATGTTCAGCAAAGTGTGGAGGGTCCATCGACTCTCCACGAAGGCGAAAGCCGATCAAGGAAAA AAGAAGATTGAGCCGTGGAAGCTGTACGTTATGCTGGGCGGATTGCTGTCGGTGGACATCATCCTCCTCGTCACTTGGCGAGTGGTCGACCCGCTGCGACGGAGAATCGAGACCTTCGCCCTAGAACTGCCTCCTTACGGAGACGAGGACGCAATGATCAGACCCGAATTGGAACACTGCGAGAGCGATAACAACAGCTTGTGGCTCG gattgaTCTACGGCTACAAAGGCATTGTTCTTGCGTTCGGGCTCTTTCTATCGTACGAGACGAGAAGCATCAAAATCAAACTGATCAATGATTCGAGATACGTAGGAATGTCGATATATAATATCGTAGTTCTATGTCTCATAACGGTACCTGTGGTAATGGTCATCTCTAGTCAGCAGGACGCGAGCTACGCCTTCTCGGCGTTGGCCACCATCTTTTGTTGCTTCCTCAGCATGGCCCTCATCTTCGTGCCGAAGGTCATCGAGGTGATCAGGCATCCTAGGGACAAGTCCGAGTCGAGATACAATCCAGACGGCGCGGTATCcaaggaagaggaagagaagtATCAGAAACTGCTCAACGAAAATGATGAACTTCAGAAACTCATTGCAGCG aaagaggaaaagattCAAGCCATCAAGCAGAAGCTGGCTGAACGCGACGCCCTGAAAGGAACCGGCACGAGTCGTTGCAGGCAAGGTCAGCCCAAGCAAACTTTCATCGTTGCTGACTATCCGACCGGCGAGGGAACATCGGACAGTGCTATCG gcACGCAGCACATCGCCGAAATGTACGAACTGCACCGACTATGA
- the LOC105840002 gene encoding gamma-aminobutyric acid type B receptor subunit 1 isoform X2 produces the protein MAVSTFSSTLHTTDFATTCPTTPALWTEAVLPPEDEEENVLHIGGIFPVAGEGGWQGGQACMPAARLALEDVNREKNLLRGYRLHLHSNDSECEPGLGASVMYNLLYFPPYKLMLLAGCSTVCTTVAEAAKMWNLVVLCYGASSPALSDRNRFPTLFRTHPSATVHNPTRIKLLQKFGWSRVAILQQAEEVFISTVEDLEARCKEAGIEIVTRQSFLSDPTDAVKNLRRQDARIIVGLFYVVAARRVLCELYHQKLYGQSYVWFFIGWYEDDWFEINLEKEGITCTKEQMRMAAEGHLTTEALMWNQNNDTTISGMTAEDFRKRLNKLLKDDGYDIDNNRYPEGYQEAPLAYDAVWSVALAFNRTMERLSKMGNSLKNFTYENKEIADEIYAAVNSTQFLGVSGYVAFSSQGDRIALTQIEQVIDGKYVTLGYYDTQSDNLTWRNVERWIAGKVPQDRTIIRNVLRTVSLPLFISMATLSALGIVIAIGLIVFNVYNRHRRVIYSSHPTANTIMLVGIIGCFLAVLCIGIDGRFVTPWQFLIVCQARAWTMSVGFTLAFGAMFSKVWRVHRLSTKAKADQGKSLTAKQKVSSIQKKIEPWKLYVMLGGLLSVDIILLVTWRVVDPLRRRIETFALELPPYGDEDAMIRPELEHCESDNNSLWLGLIYGYKGIVLAFGLFLSYETRSIKIKLINDSRYVGMSIYNIVVLCLITVPVVMVISSQQDASYAFSALATIFCCFLSMALIFVPKVIEVIRHPRDKSESRYNPDGAVSKEEEEKYQKLLNENDELQKLIAAKEEKIQAIKQKLAERDALKGTGTSRCRQGQPKQTFIVADYPTGEGTSDSAIGTQHIAEMYELHRL, from the exons ATGGCAGTGAGCACTTTCTCATCGACTTTGCACACCACCGATTTTGCCACTACGTGTCCCACTACACCCG CGCTCTGGACCGAGGCGGTGCTACCACCCGAAGACGAGGAGGAGAACGTCCTGCACATCGGCGGTATCTTCCCCGTTGCCGGAGAGGGCGGCTGGCAAGGCGGCCAG GCTTGCATGCCAGCTGCGCGCCTGGCCTTAGAAGACGTTAATCGCGAAAAGAACTTGTTACGCGGATATAGACTGCATCTCCATTCCAACGATAGTGAG tgcGAGCCCGGCCTTGGCGCATCCGTAATGTACAACTTACTATACTTTCCACCCTACAAATTAATGCTGTTGGCCGGGTGCAGCACGGTATGCACCACGGTCGCCGAGGCGGCGAAGATGTGGAACTTGGTGGTG CTCTGCTACGGTGCATCATCGCCGGCGCTGTCCGACCGAAATCGATTCCCGACCCTGTTCAGGACGCATCCTTCCGCCACCGTGCACAACCCCACGAGAATCAAATTGCTGCAAAAATTCGGTTGGTCTCGGGTAGCGATACTCCAGCAGGCCGAAGAAGTATTTATATCA ACCGTGGAAGATCTAGAAGCGCGGTGTAAGGAAGCTGGGATAGAGATAGTCACTCGTCAGAGCTTCCTATCGGATCCCACGGACGCGGTGAAGAATCTACGCCGTCAGGACGCGCGAATAATCGTCGGGCTGTTCTACGTCGTGGCCGCGAGACGGGTGCTCTGCGAGCTCTACCACCAGAAGCTGTACGGCCAGTCCTACGTGTGGTTCTTCATAGGTTGGTACGAGGACGACTGGTTCGAGATCAACTTGGAGAAGGAGGGCATCACCTGCACGAAGGAGCAGATGCGGATGGCGGCGGAGGGGCACTTAACTACCGAGGCGCTTATGTGGAATCAGAATAACGACACGACGATTAGTGGCATGACCGCCGAAGACTTCCGAAAGAGATTGAACAAGCTGCTGAAGGACGACGGCTACGACATAGATAACAATCGATATCCGGAAGGATACCAGGAGGCGCCTCTCGCCTATGACGCCGTCTGGTCCGTCGCTCTTG CGTTCAACAGAACCATGGAAAGGCTAAGCAAGATGGGTAACAGTCTGAAGAACTTCACTTACGAAAACAAAGAGATCGCCGACGAGATATACGCGGCGGTAAACTCGACCCAGTTTCTCGGAGTTTCC GGTTACGTCGCGTTCAGCTCCCAGGGCGACAGGATCGCCCTGACGCAGATCGAGCAGGTGATCGACGGAAAGTACGTTACATTAGGGTACTACGATACGCAGAGCGACAATCTAACGTGGCGGAACGTGGAGCGATGGATCGCCGGGAAGGTGCCGCAAGACAGAACGATAATAAGAAACGTTTTGCGAACAGTGTCACTGCCCTTATTCATAAGTATGGCGACCTTGTCAGCGCTCGGCATCGTGATAGCCATCGGATTGATCGTATTTAATGTCTATAATAGGCACCGAAG AGTTATATATTCGTCTCATCCAACCGCCAACACGATAATGCTGGTGGGAATAATAGGCTGCTTCTTGGCCGTGTTGTGTATAGGAATTGACGGTAGGTTCGTGACGCCGTGGCAGTTTTTGATAGTCTGCCAGGCTAGAGCGTGGACGATGTCGGTTGGTTTCACCCTGGCGTTCGGTGCCATGTTCAGCAAAGTGTGGAGGGTCCATCGACTCTCCACGAAGGCGAAAGCCGATCAAGGAAAA TCATTGACGGCTAAACAAAAAGTTTCGTCTATACAGAAGAAGATTGAGCCGTGGAAGCTGTACGTTATGCTGGGCGGATTGCTGTCGGTGGACATCATCCTCCTCGTCACTTGGCGAGTGGTCGACCCGCTGCGACGGAGAATCGAGACCTTCGCCCTAGAACTGCCTCCTTACGGAGACGAGGACGCAATGATCAGACCCGAATTGGAACACTGCGAGAGCGATAACAACAGCTTGTGGCTCG gattgaTCTACGGCTACAAAGGCATTGTTCTTGCGTTCGGGCTCTTTCTATCGTACGAGACGAGAAGCATCAAAATCAAACTGATCAATGATTCGAGATACGTAGGAATGTCGATATATAATATCGTAGTTCTATGTCTCATAACGGTACCTGTGGTAATGGTCATCTCTAGTCAGCAGGACGCGAGCTACGCCTTCTCGGCGTTGGCCACCATCTTTTGTTGCTTCCTCAGCATGGCCCTCATCTTCGTGCCGAAGGTCATCGAGGTGATCAGGCATCCTAGGGACAAGTCCGAGTCGAGATACAATCCAGACGGCGCGGTATCcaaggaagaggaagagaagtATCAGAAACTGCTCAACGAAAATGATGAACTTCAGAAACTCATTGCAGCG aaagaggaaaagattCAAGCCATCAAGCAGAAGCTGGCTGAACGCGACGCCCTGAAAGGAACCGGCACGAGTCGTTGCAGGCAAGGTCAGCCCAAGCAAACTTTCATCGTTGCTGACTATCCGACCGGCGAGGGAACATCGGACAGTGCTATCG gcACGCAGCACATCGCCGAAATGTACGAACTGCACCGACTATGA
- the LOC105840002 gene encoding gamma-aminobutyric acid type B receptor subunit 1 isoform X1, with protein sequence MAVSTFSSTLHTTDFATTCPTTPALWTEAVLPPEDEEENVLHIGGIFPVAGEGGWQGGQACMPAARLALEDVNREKNLLRGYRLHLHSNDSECEPGLGASVMYNLLYFPPYKLMLLAGCSTVCTTVAEAAKMWNLVVLCYGASSPALSDRNRFPTLFRTHPSATVHNPTRIKLLQKFGWSRVAILQQAEEVFISTVEDLEARCKEAGIEIVTRQSFLSDPTDAVKNLRRQDARIIVGLFYVVAARRVLCELYHQKLYGQSYVWFFIGWYEDDWFEINLEKEGITCTKEQMRMAAEGHLTTEALMWNQNNDTTISGMTAEDFRKRLNKLLKDDGYDIDNNRYPEGYQEAPLAYDAVWSVALAFNRTMERLSKMGNSLKNFTYENKEIADEIYAAVNSTQFLGVSGYVAFSSQGDRIALTQIEQVIDGKYVTLGYYDTQSDNLTWRNVERWIAGKVPQDRTIIRNVLRTVSLPLFISMATLSALGIVIAIGLIVFNVYNRHRRVIYSSHPTANTIMLVGIIGCFLAVLCIGIDGRFVTPWQFLIVCQARAWTMSVGFTLAFGAMFSKVWRVHRLSTKAKADQGKSLTAKQKVSSIQKKIEPWKLYVMLGGLLSVDIILLVTWRVVDPLRRRIETFALELPPYGDEDAMIRPELEHCESDNNSLWLGLIYGYKGIVLAFGLFLSYETRSIKIKLINDSRYVGMSIYNIVVLCLITVPVVMVISSQQDASYAFSALATIFCCFLSMALIFVPKVIEVIRHPRDKSESRYNPDGAVSKEEEEKYQKLLNENDELQKLIAAKEEKIQAIKQKLAERDALKGTGTSRCRQGQPKQTFIVADYPTGEGTSDSAIGGGISICTKSSRASASDVEFSETYL encoded by the exons ATGGCAGTGAGCACTTTCTCATCGACTTTGCACACCACCGATTTTGCCACTACGTGTCCCACTACACCCG CGCTCTGGACCGAGGCGGTGCTACCACCCGAAGACGAGGAGGAGAACGTCCTGCACATCGGCGGTATCTTCCCCGTTGCCGGAGAGGGCGGCTGGCAAGGCGGCCAG GCTTGCATGCCAGCTGCGCGCCTGGCCTTAGAAGACGTTAATCGCGAAAAGAACTTGTTACGCGGATATAGACTGCATCTCCATTCCAACGATAGTGAG tgcGAGCCCGGCCTTGGCGCATCCGTAATGTACAACTTACTATACTTTCCACCCTACAAATTAATGCTGTTGGCCGGGTGCAGCACGGTATGCACCACGGTCGCCGAGGCGGCGAAGATGTGGAACTTGGTGGTG CTCTGCTACGGTGCATCATCGCCGGCGCTGTCCGACCGAAATCGATTCCCGACCCTGTTCAGGACGCATCCTTCCGCCACCGTGCACAACCCCACGAGAATCAAATTGCTGCAAAAATTCGGTTGGTCTCGGGTAGCGATACTCCAGCAGGCCGAAGAAGTATTTATATCA ACCGTGGAAGATCTAGAAGCGCGGTGTAAGGAAGCTGGGATAGAGATAGTCACTCGTCAGAGCTTCCTATCGGATCCCACGGACGCGGTGAAGAATCTACGCCGTCAGGACGCGCGAATAATCGTCGGGCTGTTCTACGTCGTGGCCGCGAGACGGGTGCTCTGCGAGCTCTACCACCAGAAGCTGTACGGCCAGTCCTACGTGTGGTTCTTCATAGGTTGGTACGAGGACGACTGGTTCGAGATCAACTTGGAGAAGGAGGGCATCACCTGCACGAAGGAGCAGATGCGGATGGCGGCGGAGGGGCACTTAACTACCGAGGCGCTTATGTGGAATCAGAATAACGACACGACGATTAGTGGCATGACCGCCGAAGACTTCCGAAAGAGATTGAACAAGCTGCTGAAGGACGACGGCTACGACATAGATAACAATCGATATCCGGAAGGATACCAGGAGGCGCCTCTCGCCTATGACGCCGTCTGGTCCGTCGCTCTTG CGTTCAACAGAACCATGGAAAGGCTAAGCAAGATGGGTAACAGTCTGAAGAACTTCACTTACGAAAACAAAGAGATCGCCGACGAGATATACGCGGCGGTAAACTCGACCCAGTTTCTCGGAGTTTCC GGTTACGTCGCGTTCAGCTCCCAGGGCGACAGGATCGCCCTGACGCAGATCGAGCAGGTGATCGACGGAAAGTACGTTACATTAGGGTACTACGATACGCAGAGCGACAATCTAACGTGGCGGAACGTGGAGCGATGGATCGCCGGGAAGGTGCCGCAAGACAGAACGATAATAAGAAACGTTTTGCGAACAGTGTCACTGCCCTTATTCATAAGTATGGCGACCTTGTCAGCGCTCGGCATCGTGATAGCCATCGGATTGATCGTATTTAATGTCTATAATAGGCACCGAAG AGTTATATATTCGTCTCATCCAACCGCCAACACGATAATGCTGGTGGGAATAATAGGCTGCTTCTTGGCCGTGTTGTGTATAGGAATTGACGGTAGGTTCGTGACGCCGTGGCAGTTTTTGATAGTCTGCCAGGCTAGAGCGTGGACGATGTCGGTTGGTTTCACCCTGGCGTTCGGTGCCATGTTCAGCAAAGTGTGGAGGGTCCATCGACTCTCCACGAAGGCGAAAGCCGATCAAGGAAAA TCATTGACGGCTAAACAAAAAGTTTCGTCTATACAGAAGAAGATTGAGCCGTGGAAGCTGTACGTTATGCTGGGCGGATTGCTGTCGGTGGACATCATCCTCCTCGTCACTTGGCGAGTGGTCGACCCGCTGCGACGGAGAATCGAGACCTTCGCCCTAGAACTGCCTCCTTACGGAGACGAGGACGCAATGATCAGACCCGAATTGGAACACTGCGAGAGCGATAACAACAGCTTGTGGCTCG gattgaTCTACGGCTACAAAGGCATTGTTCTTGCGTTCGGGCTCTTTCTATCGTACGAGACGAGAAGCATCAAAATCAAACTGATCAATGATTCGAGATACGTAGGAATGTCGATATATAATATCGTAGTTCTATGTCTCATAACGGTACCTGTGGTAATGGTCATCTCTAGTCAGCAGGACGCGAGCTACGCCTTCTCGGCGTTGGCCACCATCTTTTGTTGCTTCCTCAGCATGGCCCTCATCTTCGTGCCGAAGGTCATCGAGGTGATCAGGCATCCTAGGGACAAGTCCGAGTCGAGATACAATCCAGACGGCGCGGTATCcaaggaagaggaagagaagtATCAGAAACTGCTCAACGAAAATGATGAACTTCAGAAACTCATTGCAGCG aaagaggaaaagattCAAGCCATCAAGCAGAAGCTGGCTGAACGCGACGCCCTGAAAGGAACCGGCACGAGTCGTTGCAGGCAAGGTCAGCCCAAGCAAACTTTCATCGTTGCTGACTATCCGACCGGCGAGGGAACATCGGACAGTGCTATCGGTGGGGGTATTTCCATTTGTACAAAATCCTCCCGCGCTTCCGCTTCTGATGTTGAGTTTTCAGAAACATACTTATAA
- the LOC105840002 gene encoding gamma-aminobutyric acid type B receptor subunit 1 isoform X3 codes for MAVSTFSSTLHTTDFATTCPTTPALWTEAVLPPEDEEENVLHIGGIFPVAGEGGWQGGQACMPAARLALEDVNREKNLLRGYRLHLHSNDSECEPGLGASVMYNLLYFPPYKLMLLAGCSTVCTTVAEAAKMWNLVVLCYGASSPALSDRNRFPTLFRTHPSATVHNPTRIKLLQKFGWSRVAILQQAEEVFISTVEDLEARCKEAGIEIVTRQSFLSDPTDAVKNLRRQDARIIVGLFYVVAARRVLCELYHQKLYGQSYVWFFIGWYEDDWFEINLEKEGITCTKEQMRMAAEGHLTTEALMWNQNNDTTISGMTAEDFRKRLNKLLKDDGYDIDNNRYPEGYQEAPLAYDAVWSVALAFNRTMERLSKMGNSLKNFTYENKEIADEIYAAVNSTQFLGVSGYVAFSSQGDRIALTQIEQVIDGKYVTLGYYDTQSDNLTWRNVERWIAGKVPQDRTIIRNVLRTVSLPLFISMATLSALGIVIAIGLIVFNVYNRHRRVIYSSHPTANTIMLVGIIGCFLAVLCIGIDGRFVTPWQFLIVCQARAWTMSVGFTLAFGAMFSKVWRVHRLSTKAKADQGKSLTAKQKVSSIQKKIEPWKLYVMLGGLLSVDIILLVTWRVVDPLRRRIETFALELPPYGDEDAMIRPELEHCESDNNSLWLGLIYGYKGIVLAFGLFLSYETRSIKIKLINDSRYVGMSIYNIVVLCLITVPVVMVISSQQDASYAFSALATIFCCFLSMALIFVPKVIEVIRHPRDKSESRYNPDGAVSKEEEEKYQKLLNENDELQKLIAAKEEKIQAIKQKLAERDALKGTGTSRCRQGQPKQTFIVADYPTGEGTSDSAIETYL; via the exons ATGGCAGTGAGCACTTTCTCATCGACTTTGCACACCACCGATTTTGCCACTACGTGTCCCACTACACCCG CGCTCTGGACCGAGGCGGTGCTACCACCCGAAGACGAGGAGGAGAACGTCCTGCACATCGGCGGTATCTTCCCCGTTGCCGGAGAGGGCGGCTGGCAAGGCGGCCAG GCTTGCATGCCAGCTGCGCGCCTGGCCTTAGAAGACGTTAATCGCGAAAAGAACTTGTTACGCGGATATAGACTGCATCTCCATTCCAACGATAGTGAG tgcGAGCCCGGCCTTGGCGCATCCGTAATGTACAACTTACTATACTTTCCACCCTACAAATTAATGCTGTTGGCCGGGTGCAGCACGGTATGCACCACGGTCGCCGAGGCGGCGAAGATGTGGAACTTGGTGGTG CTCTGCTACGGTGCATCATCGCCGGCGCTGTCCGACCGAAATCGATTCCCGACCCTGTTCAGGACGCATCCTTCCGCCACCGTGCACAACCCCACGAGAATCAAATTGCTGCAAAAATTCGGTTGGTCTCGGGTAGCGATACTCCAGCAGGCCGAAGAAGTATTTATATCA ACCGTGGAAGATCTAGAAGCGCGGTGTAAGGAAGCTGGGATAGAGATAGTCACTCGTCAGAGCTTCCTATCGGATCCCACGGACGCGGTGAAGAATCTACGCCGTCAGGACGCGCGAATAATCGTCGGGCTGTTCTACGTCGTGGCCGCGAGACGGGTGCTCTGCGAGCTCTACCACCAGAAGCTGTACGGCCAGTCCTACGTGTGGTTCTTCATAGGTTGGTACGAGGACGACTGGTTCGAGATCAACTTGGAGAAGGAGGGCATCACCTGCACGAAGGAGCAGATGCGGATGGCGGCGGAGGGGCACTTAACTACCGAGGCGCTTATGTGGAATCAGAATAACGACACGACGATTAGTGGCATGACCGCCGAAGACTTCCGAAAGAGATTGAACAAGCTGCTGAAGGACGACGGCTACGACATAGATAACAATCGATATCCGGAAGGATACCAGGAGGCGCCTCTCGCCTATGACGCCGTCTGGTCCGTCGCTCTTG CGTTCAACAGAACCATGGAAAGGCTAAGCAAGATGGGTAACAGTCTGAAGAACTTCACTTACGAAAACAAAGAGATCGCCGACGAGATATACGCGGCGGTAAACTCGACCCAGTTTCTCGGAGTTTCC GGTTACGTCGCGTTCAGCTCCCAGGGCGACAGGATCGCCCTGACGCAGATCGAGCAGGTGATCGACGGAAAGTACGTTACATTAGGGTACTACGATACGCAGAGCGACAATCTAACGTGGCGGAACGTGGAGCGATGGATCGCCGGGAAGGTGCCGCAAGACAGAACGATAATAAGAAACGTTTTGCGAACAGTGTCACTGCCCTTATTCATAAGTATGGCGACCTTGTCAGCGCTCGGCATCGTGATAGCCATCGGATTGATCGTATTTAATGTCTATAATAGGCACCGAAG AGTTATATATTCGTCTCATCCAACCGCCAACACGATAATGCTGGTGGGAATAATAGGCTGCTTCTTGGCCGTGTTGTGTATAGGAATTGACGGTAGGTTCGTGACGCCGTGGCAGTTTTTGATAGTCTGCCAGGCTAGAGCGTGGACGATGTCGGTTGGTTTCACCCTGGCGTTCGGTGCCATGTTCAGCAAAGTGTGGAGGGTCCATCGACTCTCCACGAAGGCGAAAGCCGATCAAGGAAAA TCATTGACGGCTAAACAAAAAGTTTCGTCTATACAGAAGAAGATTGAGCCGTGGAAGCTGTACGTTATGCTGGGCGGATTGCTGTCGGTGGACATCATCCTCCTCGTCACTTGGCGAGTGGTCGACCCGCTGCGACGGAGAATCGAGACCTTCGCCCTAGAACTGCCTCCTTACGGAGACGAGGACGCAATGATCAGACCCGAATTGGAACACTGCGAGAGCGATAACAACAGCTTGTGGCTCG gattgaTCTACGGCTACAAAGGCATTGTTCTTGCGTTCGGGCTCTTTCTATCGTACGAGACGAGAAGCATCAAAATCAAACTGATCAATGATTCGAGATACGTAGGAATGTCGATATATAATATCGTAGTTCTATGTCTCATAACGGTACCTGTGGTAATGGTCATCTCTAGTCAGCAGGACGCGAGCTACGCCTTCTCGGCGTTGGCCACCATCTTTTGTTGCTTCCTCAGCATGGCCCTCATCTTCGTGCCGAAGGTCATCGAGGTGATCAGGCATCCTAGGGACAAGTCCGAGTCGAGATACAATCCAGACGGCGCGGTATCcaaggaagaggaagagaagtATCAGAAACTGCTCAACGAAAATGATGAACTTCAGAAACTCATTGCAGCG aaagaggaaaagattCAAGCCATCAAGCAGAAGCTGGCTGAACGCGACGCCCTGAAAGGAACCGGCACGAGTCGTTGCAGGCAAGGTCAGCCCAAGCAAACTTTCATCGTTGCTGACTATCCGACCGGCGAGGGAACATCGGACAGTGCTATCG AAACATACTTATAA